From a single Solanum dulcamara chromosome 4, daSolDulc1.2, whole genome shotgun sequence genomic region:
- the LOC129886434 gene encoding uncharacterized protein LOC129886434: protein MANLYVKAVPPADLNRNTDWFMYPGVWTTYILILFFSWLVLTTFGCSPGMAWTVVNLSHFLVTYHFFHWKKGTPFADDQGMYNQLTWWEQIDNGKQLTRNRKFLTVVPVVLYLIASHTTDYQHPMLFFNTIAVTVLVIAKFPNMHKVRIFGINGDP, encoded by the exons atggCTAATTTGTATGTAAAGGCAGTGCCTCCGGCGGATCTGAACCGGAACACAGACTGGTTCATGTACCCTGGAGTATGGACCACCTATATACTTATCCTCTTCTTCTCATGGCTTGTTCTCACCACTTTTGGATGCTCTCCTGGCATGGCTTGGACCGTCGTCAATCTCTCTCACTTTCTT GTCACATATCACTTCTTCCATTGGAAGAAAGGAACTCCATTTGCAGATGATCAGGGGATGTACAATCAATTGACTTGGTGGGAGCAAATAGACAATGGGAAGCAGCTCACTCGTAACAGAAAATTCTTAACTGTTGTGCCTGTCGTGTT GTACTTGATAGCCTCACATACAACTGATTACCAACATCCAATGCTCTTCTTCAATACCATTGCTGTGACTGTGCTGGTTATTGCCAAGTTCCCCAATATGCACAAGGTCCGAATCTTCGGAATTAATGGGGATCCGTAA
- the LOC129886433 gene encoding protein LEAD-SENSITIVE 1: MGLLTNRVERSEIKAGDHIYTYRAVFAYSHHGIFVGGSKVVHFTRVKGSSDAADEISGLSSSCPIFPDCGFRLPNSGVVLSCLNCFLGNGSLYSFEYGVSPSIFLSKVRGGTCTTAVSDPPEMVIHRAMHLLQNGFGNYDVFQNNCEDFALYCKTGLLTLDRLGFGRSGQASSVVGAPLAALLSSPLKFLIPSPVGVATVTAGMYCMSRYATDIGVRSDVIKVAVEDLAVNLGWGSSNEGAIVEHDDSDHIIDR; the protein is encoded by the exons ATGGGTTTGTTGACAAACAGAGTGGAGAGAAGTGAGATCAAAGCAGGAGACCACATCTATACTTACAGAGCTGTCTTTGCTTACTCCCACCATG GTATTTTCGTTGGTGGAAGCAAAGTGGTTCATTTTACACGGGTCAAGGGCTCTTCTGATGCTGCTGATGAAATATCAGGCCTTTCTTCATCCTGTCCAATCTTTCCAGATTGTGGATTTAGGCTTCCTAACAGTGGTGTTGTACTTTCTTGTCTGAATTGCTTTCTCGGCAATGGTTCACTCTACAGCTTTGAATATGGAGTAAGCCCCTCCATTTTCCTTTCCAAAGTGCGAGGGGGAACTTGCACTACTGCTGTGTCAGATCCTCCGGAGATGGTTATCCACCGAGCAATGCATCTTCTCCAGAATGGATTTGGCAACTATGATGTGTTCCAAAACAACTGTGAGGACTTTGCGTTGTATTGCAAAACAGGTCTTCTGACACTTGATAGATTGGGATTTGGAAGAAGTGGACAAGCTTCTTCTGTTGTTGGTGCTCCTTTAGCTGCACTTCTTTCCTCCCCTCTGAAGTTTCTAATTCCTAGTCCCGTCGGCGTGGCCACTGTTACTGCAGGAATGTACTGTATGAGCAGATATGCTACTGACATTGGTGTTCGAAGTGATGTCATAAAGGTTGCAGTCGAAGACTTAGCTGTAAACCTTGGCTGGGGAAGCAGCAATGAAGGAGCTATTGTGGAACATGATGATTCTGATCACATAATTGACAGGTGA
- the LOC129884721 gene encoding dof zinc finger protein DOF2.5-like isoform X1 encodes METTQWSTQEIVVKSSMGEDLMNKKVRPVKDGAMNCPRCNSTNTKFCYYNNYSLTQPRYFCKTCRRYWTEGGTLRNVPVGGGSRKNKRLSSSSQKLPDLNPNPSSHAPGHHQNPNNIVIGSSQDLSLGFRTVPHDHHTSFHGVIPQFLELPKMDGSNNHLGSTQIPALELLRTGIASRGFTSFISSPSTPDLNALYTSGFPFQELKPSTAGSTDHEHHAASLSNFSSGGPGSLENGGARIMFPLGGLKQLSSTNQADHHHQTRVHENNSTAGLYWNGMLSGTGGSW; translated from the exons ATGGAGACTACTCAATGGTCGACGCag GAAATTGTAGTGAAATCGTCGATGGGTGAAGATTTAATGAATAAGAAGGTGAGGCCAGTGAAGGATGGGGCAATGAATTGTCCTAGATGCAAttcaacaaatacaaaattttgTTACTACAACAACTATAGTCTGACTCAACCAAGATATTTCTGCAAGACTTGTAGAAGGTATTGGACTGAAGGTGGAACTCTAAGGAATGTTCCTGTTGGTGGTGGttcaagaaaaaacaaaagattATCCTCTTCTTCCCAAAAGCTCCCTGATCTGAACCCTAATCCCAGTAGTCATGCTCCCGGCCATCATCAAAACCCTAATAATATTGTAATTGGAAGTAGCCAAGATCTTAGCCTCGGGTTCCGAACTGTGCCACACGATCATCACACGTCGTTCCACGGTGTCATCCCTCAGTTTCTTGAATTGCCAAAGATGGATGGAAGCAACAATCATCTAG GTAGCACACAAATTCCAGCTCTGGAGCTGCTTAGGACTGGAATAGCCTCAAGAGGGTTTACTTCATTCATCTCCTCACCATCCACACCAGATTTGAATGCTTTATACACTTCAGGTTTTCCATTTCAAGAATTAAAGCCTAGTACTGCTGGAAGTACTGATCATGAACATCATGCAGCTTctttaagtaatttttcaagTGGTGGGCCAGGGAGTCTAGAAAATGGAGGTGCAAGAATAATGTTCCCTCTAGGAGGATTAAAGCAACTTTCAAGTACAAATCAAGCTGATCATCATCATCAGACTAGGGTACACGAGAATAATTCAACTGCTGGATTATATTGGAATGGGATGTTAAGTGGTACTGGAGGATCCTGGTAA
- the LOC129884720 gene encoding aluminum-activated malate transporter 10: MVKENEVPASLEWRVNMPSGSSRILVPESRQTCSRLQSLVMGIVLNIRGFLDKAWNLAVNEPKKVVHCLKVGLALSLVSVFYYMRPLYDGVGGNAMWAVMTVVVVFEYTVGSTLYKCVNRAIGTCLAGSLGIGVHWVASQAGDKFEPVILQASVFLLAAAATFSRFIPTIKARFDYGAMIFILTFSLVSVSGYRVDKLVELAHERVSTIAIGASICIFITMILCPVWAGTELHLLISNNLEKLADSLEGYAAENFRVDCSKNVHEKDSSKRLQGYKCVLNSKAGEESMANFARWEPAHGKFNFRHPWKQYLKIGASMRSCAYCIETLNGGINSNTETPEFLKKPLNDVCMRLGTSSSKVLKEMSSMVKTMKNSTKLDILVDEMNSSVEGLQNVLKSFPSYQHISIPDPGTVEASNGTEETSLKPSALPLMEIVQMATLTSLLVEIASRIEGIVEEVKELATQAEFRDESSKKSKQTQTKLNENDGNEHEVTMKTLQKV; this comes from the exons ATGGTTAAGGAAAATGAAGTGCCTGCAAGCTTGGAATGGAGGGTCAACATGCCTAGTGGTTCATCGCGAATTTTAGTGCCAGAGTCCAGGCAAACATGCAGTAGATTGCAAAGCTTAGTTATGGGGATTGTTTTGAACATCAGGGGATTTCTTGACAAGGCATGGAATTTAGCTGTAAATGAGCCAAAAAAAGTTGTTCATTGCCTCAAAGTAGGATTGGCTCTCTCCCTTGTGTCAGTGTTTTATTACATGAGGCCTCTTTATGATGGAGTTGGAGGGAATGCTATGTGGGCTGTTATGACTGTTGTTGTAGTTTTTGAGTACACTGTAG GTTCTACACTTTATAAGTGTGTAAATAGAGCTATTGGAACATGTCTAGCTGGATCTCTAGGAATTGGTGTTCATTGGGTTGCAAGTCAAGCTGGAGATAAATTTGAACCTGTTATTCTCCAAGCTTCAGTTTTTCTCTTGG CTGCTGCAGCAACCTTTTCACGATTTATACCTACAATTAAAGCGCGATTTGACTATGGTGCAATGATCTTCATCCTTACCTTCAGTTTAGTGTCAGTGTCAGGCTATCGCGTTGATAAGTTGGTTGAATTGGCTCATGAAAGGGTCTCCACTATTGCTATTGGGGCCTCCATCTGTATTTTCATTACCATGATTCTCTGTCCAGTATGGGCCGGTACTGAGCTGCATCTTCTCATTAGTAACAACCTGGAAAAACTTGCTGATTCCTTGGAAG GATATGCTGCTGAGAACTTCAGAGTAGATTGCAGTAAAAATGTACATGAGAAAGATTCCAGTAAGAGATTGCAAGGCTATAAATGTGTACTTAATTCTAAGGCTGGTGAAGAATCCATG gCCAATTTTGCCAGATGGGAGCCAGCACATGGCAAATTCAATTTCCGACATCCATGGAAACAGTACCTCAAGATTGGAGCTTCAATGAGAAGCTGTGCCTATTGCATTGAGACTCTCAATGGAGGCATTAACTCCAATACCGAG ACTCCTGAGTTCCTTAAGAAACCTCTCAATGATGTCTGCATGAGATTAGGTACCAGCTCCTCCAAGGTGCTAAAAGAGATGTCGAGTATGGTAAAAACGATGAAAAATTCAACAAAGCTAGATATACTTGTTGATGAAATGAATTCTTCGGTGGAAGGCCTTCAAAATGTCCTCAAAAGCTTCCCAAGTTACCAGCATATATCAATCCCAGATCCCGGAACTGTAGAGGCATCTAATGGTACAGAAGAGACTAGCTTGAAACCTAGTGCTTTACCACTCATGGAAATTGTTCAAATGGCCACTCTAACATCACTGCTCGTAGAAATTGCATCAAGAATAGAAGGGATTGTAGAGGAGGTCAAAGAACTGGCCACCCAAGCAGAATTTAGAGACGAAAGCAGCAAGAAGTCCAAACAAACTCAAACAAAGCTAAATGAAAATGATGGTAATGAGCATGAAGTAACAATGAAGACTCTTCAAAAAGTCTGA
- the LOC129884721 gene encoding dof zinc finger protein DOF2.5-like isoform X2 — protein MVDAVKSSMGEDLMNKKVRPVKDGAMNCPRCNSTNTKFCYYNNYSLTQPRYFCKTCRRYWTEGGTLRNVPVGGGSRKNKRLSSSSQKLPDLNPNPSSHAPGHHQNPNNIVIGSSQDLSLGFRTVPHDHHTSFHGVIPQFLELPKMDGSNNHLGSTQIPALELLRTGIASRGFTSFISSPSTPDLNALYTSGFPFQELKPSTAGSTDHEHHAASLSNFSSGGPGSLENGGARIMFPLGGLKQLSSTNQADHHHQTRVHENNSTAGLYWNGMLSGTGGSW, from the exons ATGGTCGACGCag TGAAATCGTCGATGGGTGAAGATTTAATGAATAAGAAGGTGAGGCCAGTGAAGGATGGGGCAATGAATTGTCCTAGATGCAAttcaacaaatacaaaattttgTTACTACAACAACTATAGTCTGACTCAACCAAGATATTTCTGCAAGACTTGTAGAAGGTATTGGACTGAAGGTGGAACTCTAAGGAATGTTCCTGTTGGTGGTGGttcaagaaaaaacaaaagattATCCTCTTCTTCCCAAAAGCTCCCTGATCTGAACCCTAATCCCAGTAGTCATGCTCCCGGCCATCATCAAAACCCTAATAATATTGTAATTGGAAGTAGCCAAGATCTTAGCCTCGGGTTCCGAACTGTGCCACACGATCATCACACGTCGTTCCACGGTGTCATCCCTCAGTTTCTTGAATTGCCAAAGATGGATGGAAGCAACAATCATCTAG GTAGCACACAAATTCCAGCTCTGGAGCTGCTTAGGACTGGAATAGCCTCAAGAGGGTTTACTTCATTCATCTCCTCACCATCCACACCAGATTTGAATGCTTTATACACTTCAGGTTTTCCATTTCAAGAATTAAAGCCTAGTACTGCTGGAAGTACTGATCATGAACATCATGCAGCTTctttaagtaatttttcaagTGGTGGGCCAGGGAGTCTAGAAAATGGAGGTGCAAGAATAATGTTCCCTCTAGGAGGATTAAAGCAACTTTCAAGTACAAATCAAGCTGATCATCATCATCAGACTAGGGTACACGAGAATAATTCAACTGCTGGATTATATTGGAATGGGATGTTAAGTGGTACTGGAGGATCCTGGTAA